A stretch of DNA from Pongo abelii isolate AG06213 chromosome 10, NHGRI_mPonAbe1-v2.0_pri, whole genome shotgun sequence:
CTTCAGAGATGACACGGGTGTCAAATATGGCTTGGTGGGATTGGAGCCTACCAAGGTGGCCTTGAATGTGGAGCGCTTCCGGGAGTGGGCAGTGGTGCTGGCAGACACAGCGGTCACCAGTGGCAGACACTACTGGGAAGTGACAGTGAAGCGCTCCCAGCAGTTCCGGATAGGAGTGGCAGATGTGGACATGTCCCGGGATAGCTGCATTGGTGTTGATGATCGTTCCTGGGTGTTCACCTATGCCCAGCGCAAGTggtacaccatgttggccaacgaGAAAGCCCCAGTTGAGGGTATTGGGCAGCCAGAGAAGGTGGGGCTGTTGCTGGAGTATGAGGCCCAGAAGCTGAGCCTGGTGGATGTGAGCCAGGTCTCTGTGGTTCACACGCTACAGACAGATTTTCGGGGTCCAGTGGTGCCTGCCTTTGCTCTCTGGGATGGGGAGCTGCTGACCCATTCAGGGCTTGAGGTGCCCGAGGGCCTCTAGTATGTCCATTACTGGAGTCCCTAATCGTGCCCTTGGTCAGCCTCCTTTTGAAAGTGTCTGAAGCCTTTTTACTTTGCCTCAAGCAACCTCTAGCTCCCACAATTCAGTGTTGGGTTCTCTGTGCAATATCATAATCATCTTCCTCATCCCCTACCTTGTGAAAGCTAGGCACACAGCCAAACCCTTCTTTTCCCCACCCACCAACTACTGCCAATTTCCTAGGCTACCATGGGTGTATCTTCCCTGACCTACTTCCTTCagtccctctgcctccctttgCCCAGGCCTTTCTCAGACTGTATTCCATCCTGGGGTCTTATCATTCAGCTTTGTTTGAATTTATTAATCACCATGATACCTCTCCCTCCCTTTGTCCACATGTAACTTGTTCTTGGGGCTCTACCAGATCGCTGAAGAGTAAATCGTTTCTACCTCTGGCTGAAGGAGTGGTGCAGTCAATGACTTGGCCCTTTTTCTACAGCACATTTAGAGTTTGGGCTCTGGCTCCCTCAGTAAGTGCTTTATTAACTCAGTGTGTCAAAATGAAAACAGAGCCCTCCTTCCCCAGTAGCTCAGTGCCACAGACCTTCAGCCCCACACAGCTGTAGCTATCCTTACCCTGAGTCCATCTACCTTAATCTGTACCTCTGACACCCAGCCAGTCTGTCATAATCATTATCCCAGTTATAACCTTGACCAAAGGGGAAGAGAGACACTTGGGAGATATCTAGGGGATGAGTGCtagaaactatttatttatttattttttgagacagagtctcactctgtcacccaggctggagtagtggcatgatcttggctcactgcaaactctgcctcttgggttcaagcgactctcgcacctcagcctcctgagtggctgggattacaggtgtgtgccaccatgcccgtctaatttttatattttcagtagagatggggtttcgccatattggccaggctggtctcgaactcctggcctcacgtgatcagcccaccttggcctcccaaagtgctgggatttcaggtgtgagcctccacacccggccaaaactgTTTATTCTTGAGAAGTTCCATCTTCATTTCTGCCACAGTTGGAACTTCCTGAGAAAGCAAGGAGGCCTGAGGTTTTGCACAATCTGTTTCAGAACCTGTTTAGACTCAAACCTACACTTCCTTTGGCAGCAGAATACACTTAACCTAAAGCAGTATTTGGAGTTGAGAAAAACCTGGTGGGGTAAGTGAATATGTACTGTTTGGTAGGGTAGGTAGAGAAGCTGTGCTCTGCCCCTgtgattccatctttttctaccTTCTGTGATGGTGATGAAGCTAGATACCCctagggaagaaagaaggactGGATTTAGCAAAAATGATTTGGTAATTAAAGTTTATTTGAACACAAAATACTTTCTCTGTCTATAAAATTGGCTGttagcagtagcagcagcatgTCCTGGCCAAGGGGAGTAGATCTCTCCAGACTACTAAAGCCATGTATATAGCCATTCCCACGTCCCATATTCTGTGGATATGTACATGTGCATGGTAGCTAGAGTCCCTCCACCAGAGTATCTCTCGCATGATGGTTTCttcagggagaggaagagaccTGGGTGAAGAGCTGGGATGGTTTTGAG
This window harbors:
- the SPRYD4 gene encoding SPRY domain-containing protein 4, whose amino-acid sequence is MALLFARSLRLCRWGAKRLGVASTEAQRGVSFKLEEKTAHSSLALFRDDTGVKYGLVGLEPTKVALNVERFREWAVVLADTAVTSGRHYWEVTVKRSQQFRIGVADVDMSRDSCIGVDDRSWVFTYAQRKWYTMLANEKAPVEGIGQPEKVGLLLEYEAQKLSLVDVSQVSVVHTLQTDFRGPVVPAFALWDGELLTHSGLEVPEGL